A window from Dama dama isolate Ldn47 chromosome 11, ASM3311817v1, whole genome shotgun sequence encodes these proteins:
- the DNAJC27 gene encoding dnaJ homolog subfamily C member 27, with protein sequence MEASMPKRKEPGKSLRIKVISMGNAEVGKSCIIKRYCEKRFVSKYLATIGIDYGVTKVQVRDREIKVNIFDMAGHPFFYEVRNEFYKDTQGVILVYDVGQKDSFDALDAWLAEMKQDLGPHGNMENIVFAVCANKIDCTKHRCVDESEGRLWAESKGFLYFETSAQTGEGINEMFQTFYISIVDLCENGGKRPNTNSSASFTKEQADTIRRIRSSKDSWDMLGVKPGASRDEVNKAYRKLAVLLHPDKCVAPGSEDAFKAVVNARTALLKNIK encoded by the exons ATGGAAGCCAGCATGCCGAAGcggaaggagcctggcaagtccCTGCGGATCAAAGTCATCTCCATGGGCAACGCCGAAGTGGGAAAA agCTGTATTATAAAGCGATACTGTGAGAAGAGATTTGTGTCTAAATACCTTGCAACAATTGGAATTgactatggagtcacaaa GGTACAAGTCAGAGACAGAGAGATCAAAGTTAACATCTTTGATATGGCTGGACATCCCTTCTTCTACgag GTCCGTAATGAGTTTTACAAGGACACACAGGGTGTGATACTGGTCTATGATGTTGGGCAGAAGGATTCCTTTGATGCCCTTGATGCATGGCTGGCAGAAATGAAGCAAGATCTTGGACCTCATGGAAACATGGAAAATATTGTATTTGCAGTGTGTGCCAACAAG ATTGACTGTACTAAGCACCGCtgtgttgatgaaagtgaaggacgTCTTTGGGCTGAAAGCAAAGGGTTCCTGTACTTTGAAACTTCGGCTCAAACTGGAGAAGGAATCAATGAGATGTTCCAG accttttatATATCCATAGTTGATTTATGTGAAAATGGCGGAAAACGTCCTAACACAAATAGCAGTGCTAGTTTCACCAAAGAACAAGCAGACACCATTCGCAGAATTCGAAGTAGTAAGGACAGTTGGGACATGTTGGGAGTCAAACCTGGGGCCTCAAG GGATGAAGTCAATAAAGCATATCGGAAACTTGCTGTGCTGCTTCACCCTGACAAATGTGTAGCACCTGGTAGTGAAGATGCCTTCAAAGCTGTTGTGAATGCCCGAACAGCCCTCCTGAAAAACATCaagtag